From one Trifolium pratense cultivar HEN17-A07 linkage group LG1, ARS_RC_1.1, whole genome shotgun sequence genomic stretch:
- the LOC123902973 gene encoding uncharacterized protein LOC123902973 isoform X2 gives MVDETEELEPLFDYSRVQPKIICLDDDDDDDDDVVCVVTKKRKKNSQSQHVENGNEKKTNVEAVPVTSVVDLEDDDWLPSPPKVTSKKAQKKKTDEEDSTLKNLRLKKKELASFAESAKELLKSVEDSVEMDNLNSLHTSKDDISEKTSKPYERAKILISVQDKEGTKQIRMFMDDNFERIIKTYAEKMKCDLKQIVLSFDGDKISSSETPASLGMEDDDMIEIHVKSS, from the exons ATGGTG GATGAAACCGAAGAACTCGAACCCTTGTTTGATTACAGTCGCGTTCAACCCAAGATCATATGCCTCGACG atgatgatgatgatgatgatgatgttgtttgtgttgtcactaagaagagaaaaaagaattcTCAATCTCAGCAT GTTGAGAATGGTAATGAGAAGAAGACTAATGTGGAAGCGGTGCCGGTGACATCGGTGGTGGACCTTGAGGATGATGATTGGTTACCTTCTCCACCAAAGGTCACTAGTAAGAAGGCCCAAAAGAAGAAGACTGATGAGGAGGATTCAACTTTGAAGAATTTGAG ATTGAAGAAGAAGGAGCTTGCCTCTTTTGCCGAGTCAGCAAAAGAATTGTTAAAAAGTGTTGAGGATTCCGTAGAAATGGATAATTTGAATTCATTGCATACTTCCAAGGATGATATAAGTGAAAAAACATCAAAACCTTATGAACGAGCAAAGATTCTCATCTCTGTTCAAGACAAGGAAGGGACAAAGCAGATTCGTATGTTCATG GATGATAATTTTGAAAGGATTATTAAAACATATGCAGAGAAAATGAAATGTGATCTTAAACAAATTGTATTATCATTTGATGGTGATAAAATTAGTTCATCTGAAACCCCTGCTAGCCTTGGAATGGAAGACGATGATATGATTGAAATTCATGTGAAATCAAGTTAA
- the LOC123902973 gene encoding uncharacterized protein LOC123902973 isoform X5, with protein MVDETEELEPLFDYSRVQPKIICLDDDDDDVVCVVTKKRKKNSQSQHVENGNEKKTNVEAVPVTSVVDLEDDDWLPSPPKVTSKKAQKKKTDEEDSTLKNLRLKKKELASFAESAKELLKSVEDSVEMDNLNSLHTSKDDISEKTSKPYERAKILISVQDKEGTKQIRMFMDDNFERIIKTYAEKMKCDLKQIVLSFDGDKISSSETPASLGMEDDDMIEIHVKSS; from the exons ATGGTG GATGAAACCGAAGAACTCGAACCCTTGTTTGATTACAGTCGCGTTCAACCCAAGATCATATGCCTCGACG atgatgatgatgatgttgtttgtgttgtcactaagaagagaaaaaagaattcTCAATCTCAGCAT GTTGAGAATGGTAATGAGAAGAAGACTAATGTGGAAGCGGTGCCGGTGACATCGGTGGTGGACCTTGAGGATGATGATTGGTTACCTTCTCCACCAAAGGTCACTAGTAAGAAGGCCCAAAAGAAGAAGACTGATGAGGAGGATTCAACTTTGAAGAATTTGAG ATTGAAGAAGAAGGAGCTTGCCTCTTTTGCCGAGTCAGCAAAAGAATTGTTAAAAAGTGTTGAGGATTCCGTAGAAATGGATAATTTGAATTCATTGCATACTTCCAAGGATGATATAAGTGAAAAAACATCAAAACCTTATGAACGAGCAAAGATTCTCATCTCTGTTCAAGACAAGGAAGGGACAAAGCAGATTCGTATGTTCATG GATGATAATTTTGAAAGGATTATTAAAACATATGCAGAGAAAATGAAATGTGATCTTAAACAAATTGTATTATCATTTGATGGTGATAAAATTAGTTCATCTGAAACCCCTGCTAGCCTTGGAATGGAAGACGATGATATGATTGAAATTCATGTGAAATCAAGTTAA
- the LOC123902973 gene encoding uncharacterized protein LOC123902973 isoform X1, whose product MVDETEELEPLFDYSRVQPKIICLDDDDDDDDDDVVCVVTKKRKKNSQSQHVENGNEKKTNVEAVPVTSVVDLEDDDWLPSPPKVTSKKAQKKKTDEEDSTLKNLRLKKKELASFAESAKELLKSVEDSVEMDNLNSLHTSKDDISEKTSKPYERAKILISVQDKEGTKQIRMFMDDNFERIIKTYAEKMKCDLKQIVLSFDGDKISSSETPASLGMEDDDMIEIHVKSS is encoded by the exons ATGGTG GATGAAACCGAAGAACTCGAACCCTTGTTTGATTACAGTCGCGTTCAACCCAAGATCATATGCCTCGACG atgatgatgatgatgatgatgatgatgttgtttgtgttgtcactaagaagagaaaaaagaattcTCAATCTCAGCAT GTTGAGAATGGTAATGAGAAGAAGACTAATGTGGAAGCGGTGCCGGTGACATCGGTGGTGGACCTTGAGGATGATGATTGGTTACCTTCTCCACCAAAGGTCACTAGTAAGAAGGCCCAAAAGAAGAAGACTGATGAGGAGGATTCAACTTTGAAGAATTTGAG ATTGAAGAAGAAGGAGCTTGCCTCTTTTGCCGAGTCAGCAAAAGAATTGTTAAAAAGTGTTGAGGATTCCGTAGAAATGGATAATTTGAATTCATTGCATACTTCCAAGGATGATATAAGTGAAAAAACATCAAAACCTTATGAACGAGCAAAGATTCTCATCTCTGTTCAAGACAAGGAAGGGACAAAGCAGATTCGTATGTTCATG GATGATAATTTTGAAAGGATTATTAAAACATATGCAGAGAAAATGAAATGTGATCTTAAACAAATTGTATTATCATTTGATGGTGATAAAATTAGTTCATCTGAAACCCCTGCTAGCCTTGGAATGGAAGACGATGATATGATTGAAATTCATGTGAAATCAAGTTAA
- the LOC123902973 gene encoding uncharacterized protein LOC123902973 isoform X3, whose translation MVDETEELEPLFDYSRVQPKIICLDDDDDDDDVVCVVTKKRKKNSQSQHVENGNEKKTNVEAVPVTSVVDLEDDDWLPSPPKVTSKKAQKKKTDEEDSTLKNLRLKKKELASFAESAKELLKSVEDSVEMDNLNSLHTSKDDISEKTSKPYERAKILISVQDKEGTKQIRMFMDDNFERIIKTYAEKMKCDLKQIVLSFDGDKISSSETPASLGMEDDDMIEIHVKSS comes from the exons ATGGTG GATGAAACCGAAGAACTCGAACCCTTGTTTGATTACAGTCGCGTTCAACCCAAGATCATATGCCTCGACG atgatgatgatgatgatgatgttgtttgtgttgtcactaagaagagaaaaaagaattcTCAATCTCAGCAT GTTGAGAATGGTAATGAGAAGAAGACTAATGTGGAAGCGGTGCCGGTGACATCGGTGGTGGACCTTGAGGATGATGATTGGTTACCTTCTCCACCAAAGGTCACTAGTAAGAAGGCCCAAAAGAAGAAGACTGATGAGGAGGATTCAACTTTGAAGAATTTGAG ATTGAAGAAGAAGGAGCTTGCCTCTTTTGCCGAGTCAGCAAAAGAATTGTTAAAAAGTGTTGAGGATTCCGTAGAAATGGATAATTTGAATTCATTGCATACTTCCAAGGATGATATAAGTGAAAAAACATCAAAACCTTATGAACGAGCAAAGATTCTCATCTCTGTTCAAGACAAGGAAGGGACAAAGCAGATTCGTATGTTCATG GATGATAATTTTGAAAGGATTATTAAAACATATGCAGAGAAAATGAAATGTGATCTTAAACAAATTGTATTATCATTTGATGGTGATAAAATTAGTTCATCTGAAACCCCTGCTAGCCTTGGAATGGAAGACGATGATATGATTGAAATTCATGTGAAATCAAGTTAA
- the LOC123902973 gene encoding uncharacterized protein LOC123902973 isoform X4 produces MVDETEELEPLFDYSRVQPKIICLDDDDDDDVVCVVTKKRKKNSQSQHVENGNEKKTNVEAVPVTSVVDLEDDDWLPSPPKVTSKKAQKKKTDEEDSTLKNLRLKKKELASFAESAKELLKSVEDSVEMDNLNSLHTSKDDISEKTSKPYERAKILISVQDKEGTKQIRMFMDDNFERIIKTYAEKMKCDLKQIVLSFDGDKISSSETPASLGMEDDDMIEIHVKSS; encoded by the exons ATGGTG GATGAAACCGAAGAACTCGAACCCTTGTTTGATTACAGTCGCGTTCAACCCAAGATCATATGCCTCGACG atgatgatgatgatgatgttgtttgtgttgtcactaagaagagaaaaaagaattcTCAATCTCAGCAT GTTGAGAATGGTAATGAGAAGAAGACTAATGTGGAAGCGGTGCCGGTGACATCGGTGGTGGACCTTGAGGATGATGATTGGTTACCTTCTCCACCAAAGGTCACTAGTAAGAAGGCCCAAAAGAAGAAGACTGATGAGGAGGATTCAACTTTGAAGAATTTGAG ATTGAAGAAGAAGGAGCTTGCCTCTTTTGCCGAGTCAGCAAAAGAATTGTTAAAAAGTGTTGAGGATTCCGTAGAAATGGATAATTTGAATTCATTGCATACTTCCAAGGATGATATAAGTGAAAAAACATCAAAACCTTATGAACGAGCAAAGATTCTCATCTCTGTTCAAGACAAGGAAGGGACAAAGCAGATTCGTATGTTCATG GATGATAATTTTGAAAGGATTATTAAAACATATGCAGAGAAAATGAAATGTGATCTTAAACAAATTGTATTATCATTTGATGGTGATAAAATTAGTTCATCTGAAACCCCTGCTAGCCTTGGAATGGAAGACGATGATATGATTGAAATTCATGTGAAATCAAGTTAA